The following proteins are encoded in a genomic region of Gossypium hirsutum isolate 1008001.06 chromosome D05, Gossypium_hirsutum_v2.1, whole genome shotgun sequence:
- the LOC121217142 gene encoding uncharacterized protein — translation MAPYETLYSRKCCTPLCWTKLGKQHFLGLELVSETEDKVRLIQDRLKAASNRQKLYADLKRRDIEYSVVDLVFLRVSPWKKLELPPELDCIHDVFYVLMLRRYHSDPMHVVSVGEIEVRPDLTFEEEPVQILERDVKVLRKKSIPLLNVLWHNHSTEEATWESEDMMRQQYPPLF, via the exons atggcaccttacgagacaCTGTACAGTCGTAAGTGTTgcactcctttatgttggactaagttgggcaAGCAACATTTTTTGGGTCTTGAGCTGGTCTCTGAGAcagaggataaggttagattgattcaagatcgtttgaaagcagcttctaatAGGCAGAaattgtatgcggatttgaagagACGTGACATCGAGTATTCTGTGGTGGACTTAGTTTTTCTTAGggtctcgccatggaaaaag TTGGAGTTACCTCCGGAGTTGGACTGCATTCATGATGTTTTTTACGTCTTGATGTTGAGGCGCTACCACTCTGATCCTATGCATGTTGTTTCTGTTggggagattgaggttaggccagacttgacctttgaggaagagccaGTTCAGATTCTGGAGCGTGATGTAAAGGTACTTCGAAAAAAGTCTATTCCCTTACTGAATGTTCTGTGGcataatcatagcactgaggaggcaaCGTGGGAGTCTGAGGATATGATGCGTCAGCAATATCCTCCTCTGTTCTGA